Proteins encoded within one genomic window of Aspergillus nidulans FGSC A4 chromosome VII:
- a CDS encoding alpha-hydroxy-acid oxidizing protein (transcript_id=CADANIAT00007840) translates to MAHRGESFHKDVSCIADLKALGSSRLPATSDYYNEGAMDLITLRDNEAAFDRYKILPRVLINVAKVDTSTEILGTKVSLPFGFSPAASQKLAHPDGELATSRAAANFGICMGLSSYSNYSLEDVAAQGMGNPYVMQMCVLRDRSITLQLLQRAENAPNRPSLPDPSLDWASTIPWLREHTSMQIWLKGVCSPADVELAIHYGVDGIVISNHGGRQLDGVPATLDSLRLCAEVAKGRIPLAIDGGIRRGSDIFKALALGARYCFMGRIPIWGLAYNGQEGVELAIKILRQELRVTMALAGCQTISEIRESHLSVLQPDGRLSKL, encoded by the exons ATGGCGCACCGAGGAGAGAGCTTCCACAAGGATGTATCCTGCATTGCCGATTTGAAGGCCTTGGGAAGCAGTAGGCTTCCTGCCACG TCAGACTACTACAACGAAGGCGCTATGGACCTGATCACATTACGCGACAACGAGGCGGCATTTGACCGGTATAAGATCCTTCCCCGGGTCCTGATCAACGTCGCCAAAGTGGACACGAGCACCGAGATACTGGGGACGAAG GTGTCTCTCCCCTTCGGATTCAGCCCAGCGGCCTCGCAAAAACTCGCGCATCCAGACGGCGAACTCGCCACATCACGCGCCGCAGCCAACTTTGGCATCTGCATGGGGCTGTCCTCATACTCGAACTATTCCCTCGAGGATGTAGCGGCCCAGGGGATGGGTAACCCGTATGTCATGCAGATGTGCGTGCTGCGTGATCGATCTATAACGCTGCAGTTGTTGCAGCGGGCGGAAA ACGCCCCTAACCGACCGTCCTTGCCAGATCCAAGTCTTGACTGGGCCAGTACAATCCCGTGGCTCCGCGAACACACATCAATGCAGATATGGCTCAAGGGGGTGTGCTCTCCCGCAGATGTCGAACTCGCCATTCACTACGGCGTTGACGGCATCGTCATCTCCAACCACGGCGGGCGCCAGCTCGATGGCGTCCCTGCAACACTCGACTCGCTGCGGCTGTGCGCCGAAGTCGCCAAGGGGCGTATACCGCTGGCTATCGATGGAGGCATCCGGCGGGGTTCCGATATCTTCAAGGCCCTGGCGCTGGGTGCGAGATACTGCTTCATGGGGAGGATTCCCATCTGGGGACTTGCT TACAACGGGCAGGAAGGAGTCGAACTTGCTATAAAGATTCTGAGGCAGGAGTTGAGGGTGACGATGGCACTGGCTGG GTGCCAGACCATATCTGAAATCCGGGAAAGCCATCTGTCGGTTTTGCAGCCAGATGGGCGACTTTCCAAGTTGTAG